Proteins from a genomic interval of Cyclopterus lumpus isolate fCycLum1 chromosome 18, fCycLum1.pri, whole genome shotgun sequence:
- the faah2b gene encoding fatty-acid amide hydrolase 2-B → MALTRLEKVQVWLSKAVMGLFYGLFWLLSPRKSAATSGKKLSPVRDPLLVVSATQLAKKIRRKEVSSVQVVRAYIDRIQEVNPFLNAVTKDRFDAALQEATQVDKLIEEETGGEEVLEDRLPLLGVPLSVKESFALQGMPFTTGLVSRRGVVATVDCPPVALLKRAGAIPMGVTNTSELCMWSESNNHLHGITSNPYDFERIAGGSSGGEGSILGGAGAVIGIGSDIGGSIRMPSFFNGIFGHKPTPGVVSIENQYPHVSGRQGEYCSSGPMCRYAEDLLPMLKIMAGPNAHMLSLSRKVDLQKLRFFTIPHDGGSPLTCPVSRELIEIQRKVVERLEADLGVNVQEVRFPELRYGFHIWNTYMGLPDKEGKPPLPFSELMGEPGQPVWPVWELLKWMMGKSEHTMAAIGLALLEMTRGLKPSAFLIQQKEKLQKELDELLGTDGVFLYPSHPRVAPKHHHPLFRPADCAYTGIFNILGLPVTQCPLGLSEEGLPMGLQVGAGKLQDRLTLEMALYLEKAFGGWRDPGAN, encoded by the exons ATGGCACTGACCCGCCTGGAGAAGGTTCAGGTGTGGCTCTCGAAGGCGGTCATGGGGCTCTTCTACGGGCTGTTTTGGCTGCTGTCGCCTCGCAAATCGGCCGCCACGTCCGGGAAGAAGCTGTCGCCCGTCCGCGACCCTCTGCTGGTGGTGTCTGCGACGCAGCTCGCCAAGAAGATCCGGAGAAAAGAG gtgtccAGTGTGCAGGTGGTGCGCGCCTACATCGACAGGATCCAGGAAGTCAACCCTTTTCTGAACGCTGTGACAAAAGACAG GTTTGACGCCGCCCTCCAGGAGGCGACGCAGGTCGACAAGCTGATTGAGGAGGAaaccggaggagaggaggtgctgGAGGATCGACTGCCTCTACTGGGGGTCCCGCTCTCTGTCAAAGAGTCCTTCGCCCTGCAGG GCATGCCCTTCACCACGGGTCTGGTCTCCAGGAGAGGAGTCGTGGCCACGGTCGACTGTCCTCCGGTGGCCCTGCTGAAGCGAGCGGGTGCCATCCCGATGGGCGTCACCAACACCAGTGAGCTGTGCATGTGGTCTGAGTCCAACAACCACCTCCACGGCATCACCAGCAACCCGTACGACTTCGAGAGGATAGCGGGAGGAAGCTCAG GTGGCGAGGGCAGTATTCTGGGAGGAGCGGGCGCCGTCATCGGCATCGGCTCGGACATCGGCGGCAGCATCCGCATGCCCAGTTTCTTCAACGGAATATTTGGCCACAAACCCACACCTG GCGTCGTGTCGATCGAGAACCAGTACCCTCATGTCTCCGGGAGACAAGGCGAGTACTGCAGCAGTGGCCCCATGTGCCGCTACGCCGAGGACCTGCTGCCGATGCTGAAGATCATGGCGGGACCCAACGCTCACAT GTTGTCCTTGAGCAGAAAGGTCGACCTACAGAAGCTGCGGTTCTTCACCATCCCTCACGACGGCGGCTCCCCGTTAACATGCCCGGTCAGCAGAGAGCTCATTGAGATTCAGAGGAAG GTGGTGGAGCGCCTGGAGGCCGACCTCGGAGTGAACGTCCAAGAAGTGCGTTTCCCTGAGCTCCGCTACGGCTTCCATATCTGGAACACCTACATGGGTCTTCCCGACAAGGAGGGCAAG CCTCCACTGCCATTTTCTGAGCTCATGGGGGAACCAGGACAACCCGTGTGGCCTGTTTGGGAGCTGCTGAAATGGATGATGGGAAAATCAGAGCACACCATGGCGGCAATCG GTTTGGCCCTGCTGGAGATGACCCGTGGCCTCAAACCCTCGGCCTTCCTCATTCAGCAGAAGGAGAAGCTGCAGAAGGAGCTGGACGAGCTTCTGGGCACCGACGGGGTTTTTCTTTACCCCTCGCACCCGAGGGTGGCTCCCAAACACCACCACCCGCTCTTCCGTCCCGCTGACTGCGCCTACACGG GTATATTCAACATCCTCGGGCTGCCGGTCACCCAGTGCCCTCTGGGCCTGAGCGAGGAAGGTCTGCCCATGGGGCTGCAGGTGGGTGCCGGGAAGCTGCAGGACCGCCTGACCCTGGAGATGGCGCTCTACCTGGAGAAGGCGTTCGGAGGCTGGAGGGACCCCGGGGCCAACTGA